One stretch of Cohnella algarum DNA includes these proteins:
- the sleB gene encoding spore cortex-lytic enzyme, producing MGYRLVIVSLCLVLGLLGLYTLESSNDTLETFGNTILKQGSSGKDVYELQGRLKFLGYYNGKVDGQFGSATLNSVKWFQWKFGMKADGVVGAKTKLKLWEATKNWKPTADELPPGAGGGNAGNAAGGGGGQAAAENDLPASNNLGLSASDLKIMANAVYGEARGEPYEGQVAVAAVILNRVRASEFPNTVSSVIFQPGAFTAVADGQIYLTPNETAAKAVKDALSGWDPTDGCLYYFNPVTATSKWIWTRPQYKTIGRHIFCR from the coding sequence ATGGGCTATCGTCTGGTAATTGTATCGCTTTGCCTCGTTCTCGGCCTGCTCGGGCTGTATACGCTGGAAAGCTCGAACGATACGCTGGAAACGTTCGGCAATACGATTCTGAAGCAAGGCTCGTCCGGCAAGGACGTATACGAATTGCAAGGCCGGCTGAAGTTTCTCGGCTATTACAACGGCAAGGTCGACGGACAATTCGGTTCCGCCACGCTGAATTCCGTCAAATGGTTCCAATGGAAATTCGGGATGAAGGCCGACGGCGTCGTCGGCGCGAAAACGAAGCTGAAGCTGTGGGAAGCGACGAAAAACTGGAAGCCGACGGCCGACGAGCTGCCGCCGGGAGCCGGGGGCGGAAACGCGGGGAATGCCGCGGGAGGCGGGGGAGGCCAGGCGGCCGCCGAGAACGATCTTCCCGCTTCCAACAATTTGGGCTTGTCCGCAAGCGATTTGAAAATTATGGCCAACGCCGTTTACGGCGAAGCCCGCGGCGAGCCGTACGAAGGGCAGGTCGCGGTGGCCGCGGTCATTTTGAACCGCGTTCGCGCGTCGGAATTTCCGAATACGGTGTCGAGCGTCATCTTTCAGCCGGGCGCGTTTACGGCAGTGGCCGACGGACAAATTTATTTAACGCCGAACGAAACCGCGGCGAAAGCCGTCAAAGACGCGCTCAGCGGGTGGGATCCGACCGACGGATGCCTGTATTATTTCAATCCCGTAACCGCGACGTCCAAGTGGATTTGGACCCGGCCGCAGTACAAAACGATCGGCAGGCATATCTTTTGCCGGTAA